Part of the Candidatus Kaelpia aquatica genome, ACACTATCTGGGCATTAGAGATTTTTGCAGATGTAAAGATAAAAAGCGTTATGCTCAAGAGCGCTTTTCCTGTTGCAATTTTTATTATCTTTTCTCTCTTCATCTTTCTGCCTGTAATATTTATACCACATAAGCAACTAAATGTCAAACTATGACAAAAGTTTTTTTAAAACTATTATAAAGTTGCACAATCAATGCTAAGTTATTGCAAATAAATAGTTTATATTGTTAGAATTGTTGGGACAAGAATTACTTATAAAATTTTTTAATTATCTTAAGTGCCTCTTCCCCATTTTCAACAAGATGAAAGATGGCTAGATCTTTCTTCTCTATCATATCTTCTTTGAGTAATTTGTCTTCTATCCAGCCTATTACACCACCCCAAAACTCTTTAGATATGAGTATTACAGGAAGCTTATCTATTCTTTCAGTTTGAATTAATGCTAGGAATTCAAAAAGTTCATCTAGAGTACCATAGCCTCCTGGAAAGATAAGAACAGCTTTAGAATATTTTGCAAACATAACTTTTCTACAGAAGAAATATCTGAACTCAACAGGTGTCTGAACATATTTATTGCATTTCTGCTGACTGGGAAGGAGAATGTTAAGCCCAATGGATGGCCCTCCTGCTTTAGATGCTCCTTTATTAGCTGCTTCCATTATTCCTGGGCCAGCTCCTGTTATAATAGAGTATCCTTTCTTTGTAAACAGATAGGCAGTCTCCTCAGCCAATTTATAATATCTATTACTTGGCTTTAGTCTTGCAGAGCCAAATATTGCAACTCCTTTCTTAATCTCAGAGAGAGTTTCAAATCCGTCAACAAACTCACTCATTATTCTGAATATTCGCCAAGGATCTTCTTTTGTAAAATGACCTCTTTCAATATCTTCCATACTTATCTCCTTTTATAGAGTAGATTCAGATGATTCTACGGCATCGATATTCAACCCTAAGAGGAATTCAACATTATTCTTAGCCTTATTCATTTTAGCCATTAATGTTTTCATTGCCTCTTCATTATTTACATCATGCAGCACCCGCCTTAAGACCCAGATTCTTTTTAATTCATCAGGATCAAGAAGCAGGTCTTCACGTCTTGTGGCGGACCTTCTAATGTCTATTGCAGGATAGATTCTCTTTTGGAATAGATTTCTGTCGAGTTGAAGCTCCATATTTCCAGTTCCTTTAAACTCTTCAAAGATAACATCATCCATCCTACTACCTGTATCAACAAGCGCAGTTGCAAGTATTGTCAAAGAACCTCCGTCTTCAATATTTCTCGCTGCACCAAAGAACTTCTTAGGTCTATCTAGGGCTCCGGAATCAATGCCACCTGTTAGAACCTTTCCGCTGTGAGGTGCTATTGTATTGTACGCACGGGCTAAACGGGTCATACTGTCAAGTAATATCACAACGTTTTTCCCGGACTCTACAAGCCTTTTGGCTTTCTCCATTGCAATTTCTGCAACCTGAATATGGCGCTCTGCTGGCTCATCGAAAGTTGACCCTATTACCTCACCTTTTACAGAACGCTCCATATCGGTAACCTCTTCAGGTCTCTCCCCTATTAGTAATATAATGGAAATCACCTCGGGATAGTTTGCACTTATTGCATTGGCTATTTTCTGCAATATTACTGTCTTTCCGCTATAAGGCGGTGCCACTATTAGTCCACGCTGACCTTTTCCTATAGGGGAAATTAAGTCGATAATCCGCGTTGTTATCTCGCTGGGATCGGTCTCAAGCAGGAATCGTTCGTTTGGATACAAAGGAGTAAGATTATCAAATGGTATTCTATAAGCACTATCATCGGCATTCTGATGATTTATCCCCTCTACTTTAAGGAGGGCAAAGTATTTTTCTCCGTCTTTAGGCGGGCGAACCTGACCGGATACGGTATCACCGGTTCTAAGACCAAACCTTCTTATCTGAGAAGGAGAGATGTAAATATCATCAGGTGAAGGAAGATAACTGTAATTAGGAGACCTTAAGAAGCCGAATCCATCCGGCAATACCTCAAGTACGCCTTCGCCGGAGACTTCACCTTCTCGCATAGCTTTTGTCTTTATGATCTTAAATATTAAATCCTGTTTTTTAAGACCCGATATCCCGTTTACCTTTAAACCTTTTGCTAGGCTGAAGAGATCCGGCATTCCCATATGCTGCAGTTGTGCTATATCTAGCTTATTGTTCTTAGGAGACGGCTTTCTCTCTATGCCTTGAGCCTCCTTGCTCTCATTCTCTTGTTTTTGGGTCTCTACCTTCTCAGGCTGCTTAACTTCTTCTGCTTTTAATTCTTCTGAAGATTTTTTCGACATTTTCTTTCACCTTCCTTTTTTCTTTTGAGTTGTTATCTATTACAATATCTGCTAATCGTTCTTTCTCTTTTATTGGTATAAGGTAAGAAGCTCTTTTTTTAGCCTCTTCCCAGTTCATTCTGCCTTCAAGCCGTCTCTTTCTTAATCTAGTATCAGCCTTAATAAGTATTATAAAGTCAGAATCTTTATCAAGTTTAGATTCAAAGAGCAACGGTGCATCGATTACACAATAGTCGGATCTACTTTCAGCTATTATTTCTTTAGTTTTTTTCAATATATAAGGATGCGTTATATCAATGAGCCTTTGCCAGCTGACCCTGTCTTTAAATGCTCTATCTGCCAGCATCTTAGGATTGATTCCATTATCTTGAAGCAGATTTCTTCCAAATTTTTTTTCAATTAGGGATTTGACTTCATCAAACTTTAGAATCTCATGAGCTATTGCATCCGTGTAAACTGGGTGGGCACCATGCTTTTCAAATTCTTCTGCATAAGTAGTTTTGCCTGCCCCTATTTCACCAGTTATTGCTATTATTATTTTACTTGATTTAGGCATCTCTTTTCAAGCTTTTTATTGTATCTCTGTAAATATTTTCATAATCTTTAGCTGAATGCTTCCAAGAGTAGTCAGCTTTTACTGCTCTTTTCTGGATGTTTCTCCATGCTCTACGGTCTTTATAGACGTCCAGCGCTCTCTCTAGAGCATCAAGAAAATCTTTACTTCTATAGTCTTCAAAGAGAAAACCTGTTCCATGGGCTTTATCTTCAGTGTAATCGGTTATAGTATCAGCTAGCCCCCCGGTCTTTCTAGCTAGAGGTAGAGTTGCATATCTATAGCTTATAAGCTGGCCTAAGCCGCAGGGCTCAAACTTAGAAGGCATGAGAAATATATCGGCTGCTGCATATATTTTTTTTGCCAAAGTAGAGTCAAATTTTATGTTTATTGAAATTTTAAGAGGGTATTTTTTAGATATCTCCATCATTACGTCTTGATACTTTTTCTCTCCTTCACCTAATACTATTAGCTGAAGATCTTCTTCGCATATCTCATCTATCGATTCAACTATTAAATCCCAGCCTTTCTGGTCTGTCAGCCTGCCTATTGCAGCTATTAGCGGGATATCTCGGCCTATCTCCAGGCCCATCTCTGTTTGAAGATGTTGCTTGTTGATAGATTTCTTATTTAGGGAGTTGATGTCGAAATTTTGGGGTATTTGAGGGTCGCTACTTGGATCCCAACACAAATAGTCGATACCGTTTATTATACCGCTGATATTTTCCTTGCGCGAGCTTAATACATCTTGAAGTCCAAATCCATATTCATCGCCCTGTATCTCCTCTGCATATCTAGGGCTTACTGTTGTAATATGGTCCGCAAATATAAGGGCTCCCTTCATAAGGTTTATCTTTTCATAGTGCTTAAGTCCTTTAGCAGGATTAAATAACTCAGGACTCAATCCCGTCTCACTCCACTGGGAAGCTTTAAATATACCCTGATAGGCAAGATTGTGGATTGTAAATACTGTCTTTGTATCTTTAAAAAATTCATCCTCTGCATAGATTGTCTTAAGATATACTGGTATAAGGGCTGTCTCCCAATCGTTGGCATGGATGATATCCGGTTTAAAACCCTCTCTTTTAATCCTGCCAAGCGTCTCTTTACAGAAATAAGCAAATCGCTCCATGTTGTCGGGGTAGTCACCTTCGGGCGTAGAGTAGATATACTCTCTTTTGTAGTAATTGTCATTTTCTATAAAATAGAGCGGAACAGAATTGCTCAACATGGTTTGATCTGCTTTTATGTCTATTCCTTTATATTTAGGCATGATTACCCTAATATCTAAACCCATCTCTTTAAGGACAGGCGGAAGCGATCCTGCTATATCTGCTAATCCGCCTGTCTTGGCGTAAGGCGTGACCTCTGTTGAAACAAATAACACTTTTGATCTCTTAGGCATATATTCCTTTAATTCAGCTTTTAAGATCTAGCCAGCTAGAGCCTGTTGATATATTTGCTTTTAACGGGATATCTAAAGCAAGAGCATTCTCCATATTGTCCTGTATGATGCTGCGAGCTCTCTTTAAATCCTCTTCTCTAACTTCATAGAGCAATTCATCATGTATCTGAAGAAGAAGTCTGGCATCTACCTCTTCTCTCTCTAAATTCTCTTGGGTCTTTAGCATAACTTTTTTTATAAGGTCAGCCGAGCTGCCCTGAATGGGGGTATTTATCGCTATTCTCTCTCCAAATTCGCGTATATTTACAATATCTGAGTTTATCTCTGGTATATAACGTATTCTTTTAAAGAGCGTCTCTGTAGAGTTGGACTTGCGAGCCCTTTTTATCTCACGCTGAATATATTTCTTAACGCCGGGGTAGAGCTTAAAATAGGCATCTATGAAATCAGAGGATTCGTCGATGCCTGAGTTTAACTGC contains:
- a CDS encoding TIGR00730 family Rossman fold protein — encoded protein: MEDIERGHFTKEDPWRIFRIMSEFVDGFETLSEIKKGVAIFGSARLKPSNRYYKLAEETAYLFTKKGYSIITGAGPGIMEAANKGASKAGGPSIGLNILLPSQQKCNKYVQTPVEFRYFFCRKVMFAKYSKAVLIFPGGYGTLDELFEFLALIQTERIDKLPVILISKEFWGGVIGWIEDKLLKEDMIEKKDLAIFHLVENGEEALKIIKKFYK
- the rho gene encoding transcription termination factor Rho produces the protein MSKKSSEELKAEEVKQPEKVETQKQENESKEAQGIERKPSPKNNKLDIAQLQHMGMPDLFSLAKGLKVNGISGLKKQDLIFKIIKTKAMREGEVSGEGVLEVLPDGFGFLRSPNYSYLPSPDDIYISPSQIRRFGLRTGDTVSGQVRPPKDGEKYFALLKVEGINHQNADDSAYRIPFDNLTPLYPNERFLLETDPSEITTRIIDLISPIGKGQRGLIVAPPYSGKTVILQKIANAISANYPEVISIILLIGERPEEVTDMERSVKGEVIGSTFDEPAERHIQVAEIAMEKAKRLVESGKNVVILLDSMTRLARAYNTIAPHSGKVLTGGIDSGALDRPKKFFGAARNIEDGGSLTILATALVDTGSRMDDVIFEEFKGTGNMELQLDRNLFQKRIYPAIDIRRSATRREDLLLDPDELKRIWVLRRVLHDVNNEEAMKTLMAKMNKAKNNVEFLLGLNIDAVESSESTL
- the coaE gene encoding dephospho-CoA kinase (Dephospho-CoA kinase (CoaE) performs the final step in coenzyme A biosynthesis.), producing the protein MPKSSKIIIAITGEIGAGKTTYAEEFEKHGAHPVYTDAIAHEILKFDEVKSLIEKKFGRNLLQDNGINPKMLADRAFKDRVSWQRLIDITHPYILKKTKEIIAESRSDYCVIDAPLLFESKLDKDSDFIILIKADTRLRKRRLEGRMNWEEAKKRASYLIPIKEKERLADIVIDNNSKEKRKVKENVEKIFRRIKSRRS
- the glgA gene encoding glycogen synthase GlgA — its product is MPKRSKVLFVSTEVTPYAKTGGLADIAGSLPPVLKEMGLDIRVIMPKYKGIDIKADQTMLSNSVPLYFIENDNYYKREYIYSTPEGDYPDNMERFAYFCKETLGRIKREGFKPDIIHANDWETALIPVYLKTIYAEDEFFKDTKTVFTIHNLAYQGIFKASQWSETGLSPELFNPAKGLKHYEKINLMKGALIFADHITTVSPRYAEEIQGDEYGFGLQDVLSSRKENISGIINGIDYLCWDPSSDPQIPQNFDINSLNKKSINKQHLQTEMGLEIGRDIPLIAAIGRLTDQKGWDLIVESIDEICEEDLQLIVLGEGEKKYQDVMMEISKKYPLKISINIKFDSTLAKKIYAAADIFLMPSKFEPCGLGQLISYRYATLPLARKTGGLADTITDYTEDKAHGTGFLFEDYRSKDFLDALERALDVYKDRRAWRNIQKRAVKADYSWKHSAKDYENIYRDTIKSLKRDA